The genomic interval AGTAACAGGTGGAACGGGGTACATTGGCAGTCATACTTGTATTCAAATGATTGAAGCCGGTATCACGCCAATTGTTCTGGATAATTTATACAATAGTAAAGAAAAAGTATTATCTAGAATTCAAGAGGTTAGTGGAAAGTCCGTCGAATTTTATCAAGGCGATGTGAGAGATCCTGAAATTCTAAGCACGATTTTCAGTGAGCACGACATCAGTAGTGTCATTCATTTCGCTGGCTTAAAAGCGGTGGGGGAGTCAGTGCAAAAACCTCTGACGTATTACGATAATAACGTTTCAGGTACATTGAATTTAGTTTCTGAAATGGACAAAGCTGGCATTAAGTCTCTGATTTTTAGTTCATCTGCAACAGTGTATGGTGATCCCGCTTCGGTTCCAATTCAAGAAGATTTCCCCACCTCGGCGACCAACCCTTATGGCCGTAGTAAGTTGATGGTTGAAGAGTGTCTACGTGACTTTCAAGCCGCGAACTTAGACTGGAGTATTACTCTGCTTCGCTACTTCAATCCAGTTGGTGCTCATGAATCTGGACGCTTAGGGGAAGATCCACAGGGAATTCCTAACAACTTATTGCCGTTTGTCGCCCAGGTTGCTGTTGGGCGCAGGGAAAAATTAGGCGTGTTTGGTAATGATTATCCAACACCAGATGGAACGGGAGTTCGCGACTATATTCACGTGGTCGACTTGGCTGATGGTCACGTTGCGGCGCTGAATCACGTTGGTTCTGATAGTGGTTTACACGTATTTAATTTAGGCACGGGGCAGGGCAACAGCGTTCTAGAAATGGTTGCTGCGTTCGAAAAAGCATCAGGAAAACCTATTCCTTATCAAATACTTCCTCGTCGTGCAGGCGATATTGCAGAATGTTGGGCTGACCCGACTACGGCGGAAAAAGCCCTTAATTGGCGAGCGAAACGATCGTTACAGGTGATGGTTGAAGATACTTGGCGTTGGCAGTCAAATAACCCAAATGGTTACGAAGAGTAATTATTCTTAAAAGGACAGGCAACTGAGGTTTATAGTCTTTTTAGAGGTTTAAGGTTTATAAGAGGCCTGTCCTTTTATTAAATAACTGGACAGGCAATTTTACCTACGGGAGTTATCGGGACAGGCGATTTAACACATGTTATTGGGACTGTCCCTTTATTAGTCCCTTTATTAATTGTGTCATAGTGTATTTTTGATGGTTTTGATATAAACCTGAAAATAGAATGAGAATTTAATTCACTCGAAAAGGATTTTGGTAATTACATCGACAAAGCCTTGAAGATTTAAAAATCTCAAGTATTAAGGGAAATCGAACTTGTTTGAACATAGCAATGAAGGCTTACAATCTCAGTGCTTTCATTCTTTTGCGTTTGAGAATTGATTGGGCTCTATCCACACTTTCTTTACACCCTACCCAATGTACTCCTTTTTTACCAAAACACTGGTAAGCTGAGCTGTATGACTCAACGGGCCATTGCAATCGAGATAAAATATTGGGCGTGTTTTTGGCGATAGCGCCTGGCTTATCATCTCGAACTATCCTGCCTACCCAATCGACGAAGTTAAAGTAATCCTTTAAATTGAAGGGGATAGTGAAATGTTCGCCTTTTAGTGGATGAACACTGAGTGGAGCAAGTTGCTTTGGTTGGTAGGTATGGTGTGTTGAGGCCCAGCACCGAAGTTTGATCGATGTGTATTCTGATTGCTCTGGGGTATTGGCTATCTGG from Vibrio sp. HB236076 carries:
- the galE gene encoding UDP-glucose 4-epimerase GalE, with product MKVLVTGGTGYIGSHTCIQMIEAGITPIVLDNLYNSKEKVLSRIQEVSGKSVEFYQGDVRDPEILSTIFSEHDISSVIHFAGLKAVGESVQKPLTYYDNNVSGTLNLVSEMDKAGIKSLIFSSSATVYGDPASVPIQEDFPTSATNPYGRSKLMVEECLRDFQAANLDWSITLLRYFNPVGAHESGRLGEDPQGIPNNLLPFVAQVAVGRREKLGVFGNDYPTPDGTGVRDYIHVVDLADGHVAALNHVGSDSGLHVFNLGTGQGNSVLEMVAAFEKASGKPIPYQILPRRAGDIAECWADPTTAEKALNWRAKRSLQVMVEDTWRWQSNNPNGYEE